The Phragmites australis chromosome 15, lpPhrAust1.1, whole genome shotgun sequence genome window below encodes:
- the LOC133893336 gene encoding uncharacterized protein LOC133893336, translating into MYCVPSTKNSFTKKRIRRIRQEYMADEKEKARRKKRHCMACCVALGVLVILGALALAFYLRYRPLAPRVVATPVDVSIDEFSLVPPTLKVSVGVHVVVSNPSHAPYRYGAALSAVTYHGEPVGETLVPPGEVGGRSTARIEPATVVDGVKVAENPHFASDAVAGALPFVAVVRVVGKALVLRVFEVPVTVEVVCYVRMYVFHGESSSRCVSSVRTGSGSGSGSGSEGAGAGFPQGPKHEHD; encoded by the coding sequence ATGTACTGCGTGCCCAGCACCAAGAATTCATTCACTAAGAAACGCATCAGGAGAATTCGCCAAGAATATATGGCGGACGAGAAGGAGAaggcgaggaggaagaagcggcACTGCATGGCGTGCTGCGTGGCGCTGGGCGTGCTCGTCATCCTGGGCGCCCTGGCGCTGGCGTTCTACCTCCGGTACCGTCCCCTCGCGCCGCGCGTGGTGGCGACGCCCGTGGACGTGAGCATCGACGAGTTCAGTCTGGTGCCCCCGACCCTGAAGGTCTCCGTGGGCGTGCACGTGGTGGTGAGCAACCCCAGCCACGCGCCGTACCGGTACGGCGCGGCGCTGAGCGCGGTGACGTACCACGGGGAGCCCGTGGGGGAGACGCTGGTGCCGCCCGGGGAGGTGGGCGGGCGGTCCACGGCGCGGATCGAGCCGGCGACGGTGGTGGACGGGGTGAAGGTGGCCGAGAACCCGCACTTCGCGTCGGACGCGGTCGCGGGGGCGCTGCCGTTCGTGGCCGTGGTGAGGGTGGTGGGCAAGGCGCTGGTGCTGCGGGTGTTCGAGGTGCCCgtgacggtggaggtggtgtGCTATGTCCGCATGTACGTGTTCCACGGGGAGAGCAGCTCGCGGTGCGTGTCGTCAGTCCGCACGGGCTCCGGctcgggctcgggctcgggctcGGAGGGAGCCGGCGCGGGGTTCCCTCAAGGCCCCAAGCATGAGCACGATTAG